The proteins below are encoded in one region of Blochmannia endosymbiont of Camponotus (Colobopsis) obliquus:
- the apt gene encoding adenine phosphoribosyltransferase yields MNVINQRLMVIKQSIRSIPNYPKPGILFRDITGLLENPSAYSDSIMLLAHYYRSHNFTKIVGIEARGFLFSAPVALILKLGCVLARKPGKLPFSTISEKYFLEYGTGQLEMHKNSIYPGDKVLVIDDVLATGGTVEATVKMVRRLGGEVQDAAFLINLKDFGGETLLANIGIKCYSLLIFLLIIIIS; encoded by the coding sequence ATGAATGTTATAAATCAACGTTTAATGGTTATTAAACAAAGTATTAGATCCATTCCTAATTATCCAAAACCAGGTATTTTATTTCGAGATATCACTGGATTATTAGAAAACCCTTCTGCATATTCAGATAGTATAATGTTATTAGCACATTATTATCGTAGTCATAATTTTACTAAGATTGTTGGTATTGAAGCACGAGGTTTTTTGTTTAGTGCACCTGTAGCATTGATATTAAAATTAGGTTGTGTATTAGCTCGTAAGCCGGGTAAATTACCATTTAGCACTATTAGTGAAAAGTATTTTTTAGAATATGGTACAGGTCAACTTGAGATGCATAAAAATTCTATTTACCCTGGAGATAAAGTCTTAGTTATAGATGATGTATTAGCAACTGGAGGTACAGTCGAAGCCACAGTAAAAATGGTACGTCGATTGGGTGGAGAGGTGCAAGATGCTGCTTTTTTAATAAATTTAAAAGATTTTGGTGGAGAAACATTGTTGGCTAATATTGGTATAAAATGTTATAGTCTACTCATTTTTTTATTAATTATCATTATTAGTTAG
- the dnaX gene encoding DNA polymerase III subunit gamma/tau: MSYQVLARKWRPQVFTDVIGQQHVIKTITNSFLLGKMHHAYLFSGVRGIGKTTIARLFAKGLSCTKGITINPCRECKNCCDIERGCFIDLIEVDAATRTKVEDIRDLLSNIQYMPVCGKFKIYLIDEVHMLSRHSFNALLKILEEPPEHIKFILLTTEKHKLPVTVLSRCLQLHLKALDVIQICDYLMFILKQEGIEYDSDVLRLLSCAANGSVRDALTLVDQAIVLGMNKITSDVTRQMFGLLNSEQPILLLESLIYADSQLLMKQIAECAELGVDWEFLLIELLSLLQKLAVDQILSTKVNGIEGELKVLQRLRLLNNYLAPSDLQLLYQILLVGRQELPFAPNYRMGFEMTLLRALAFHPLISKDLVKETSISFVNKVECDMSYKDNIVNCNEKMGAMGDNLANAITEKSLPSNKLMLPELFDSKDILSSAATDNILSEDMVQLLQARAALTKLQNMKKHEQHLQSFSDSCRKSITSILGRFADINKRAMESSNTNVQTKCERSLIKSDVNNVCSIQIKSHVYDKKTLVDLMQEVITQDDWSAQINKLFLSDLARQLAIHSWKENLDSNVVCLHLRSDFYHLNSEVIRNELQEALSNNLNTVIELIIKIDNDTSFRTPFEWCQYVNNKQKALKNKDIIIQDMKIKKIQKVFDAELEDVNN, translated from the coding sequence ATGAGTTATCAAGTTCTTGCTCGTAAGTGGCGTCCGCAAGTATTTACGGATGTTATTGGTCAACAACATGTTATAAAAACAATAACTAATAGTTTTTTGTTAGGCAAAATGCATCATGCTTATTTATTTTCTGGTGTGCGAGGAATAGGTAAGACAACCATTGCACGTTTGTTTGCAAAAGGATTGAGTTGTACAAAAGGTATTACCATTAATCCTTGTAGAGAATGTAAAAATTGTTGTGATATTGAGCGTGGATGTTTTATTGATTTAATTGAAGTAGATGCTGCCACTCGTACTAAAGTTGAAGATATACGTGATTTATTAAGTAATATTCAGTATATGCCAGTGTGTGGAAAATTTAAAATATACCTAATAGATGAGGTGCATATGTTATCTCGTCACAGTTTTAATGCATTATTGAAAATTTTAGAGGAACCGCCTGAACATATTAAGTTTATTTTACTTACTACGGAAAAACATAAATTGCCTGTTACTGTGTTATCTCGTTGTCTTCAGTTGCATTTAAAAGCATTAGATGTTATTCAAATTTGTGATTATTTAATGTTTATTTTAAAGCAAGAAGGTATTGAATATGATTCAGATGTATTGCGATTGTTATCATGTGCTGCGAATGGTAGTGTACGTGATGCATTAACTTTAGTTGATCAAGCTATTGTTTTAGGAATGAATAAAATTACTTCTGATGTAACTAGACAAATGTTTGGTTTATTAAATTCAGAGCAGCCCATACTGCTTCTTGAATCGTTAATTTATGCTGACAGTCAATTATTAATGAAACAAATAGCAGAATGTGCAGAATTAGGAGTAGATTGGGAATTTCTTTTAATAGAACTACTGTCTTTATTACAAAAATTAGCTGTAGACCAAATATTATCTACTAAAGTTAATGGTATTGAAGGAGAATTAAAGGTATTACAGCGTTTACGTTTATTAAATAATTATCTTGCCCCATCGGATTTACAATTGTTATATCAAATTTTATTGGTTGGTCGTCAAGAATTACCGTTTGCTCCAAATTACCGTATGGGTTTTGAAATGACATTGTTACGTGCTTTAGCATTTCATCCTTTAATAAGTAAGGACTTAGTTAAAGAAACTTCAATATCCTTTGTTAATAAAGTGGAGTGTGATATGTCGTATAAAGATAATATAGTAAATTGTAATGAAAAAATGGGTGCTATGGGTGATAATTTAGCAAATGCGATTACAGAAAAATCTTTACCTAGTAACAAATTAATGTTGCCAGAATTGTTTGATTCTAAAGATATATTATCATCAGCTGCAACTGATAACATTTTATCAGAAGATATGGTACAATTATTGCAAGCTCGTGCAGCTTTAACTAAATTGCAAAATATGAAAAAACATGAACAACATTTACAATCATTTTCAGATAGTTGCCGTAAATCTATAACGTCTATATTAGGAAGGTTTGCGGATATTAATAAACGCGCAATGGAAAGTTCGAATACAAATGTACAAACAAAATGCGAAAGATCTTTAATAAAATCAGATGTGAATAATGTGTGTTCTATACAAATCAAGAGCCATGTTTATGATAAAAAAACATTAGTAGACTTAATGCAGGAAGTTATTACTCAAGATGATTGGTCAGCACAGATAAATAAATTATTTTTATCTGATTTAGCTAGACAACTTGCTATACATTCGTGGAAAGAAAATTTGGATTCAAATGTAGTATGTTTACATTTACGATCAGATTTTTATCATTTAAATTCCGAAGTGATACGAAATGAATTACAGGAAGCATTAAGTAATAATTTGAATACAGTTATTGAGTTAATAATAAAAATTGACAACGATACATCCTTTAGAACTCCATTTGAGTGGTGTCAATATGTTAATAATAAACAAAAAGCCTTAAAAAATAAAGATATAATTATTCAGGATATGAAAATTAAAAAGATACAGAAAGTTTTTGATGCTGAATTAGAAGATGTTAATAATTAG
- a CDS encoding adenylate kinase family protein has product MRIVLLGPPGSGKGTQSEFLANRYNIPQISIGKILRNIIQKKLYFSTSIKKFMESGELVPDHLVIDIINNYICQYNYYEKFVLDGFPRTLYQALTMKNKGIIVDVVVELVLSDASVIERIVGRRTHISSGRIYHIKFNPPKDDNYDDYTGEKLIIREDDQEDIAFKRLESYRKNTLPVIKYYSQEAQAGNLHYFSINGGCKISDIHRKLIKIIDACN; this is encoded by the coding sequence ATGCGTATTGTTTTATTAGGTCCACCTGGTTCTGGTAAAGGAACTCAATCTGAATTCCTTGCAAATAGATATAACATTCCGCAAATTTCTATTGGAAAGATTTTACGTAATATAATTCAAAAAAAATTATATTTCAGTACGTCAATTAAAAAATTTATGGAATCCGGAGAATTAGTACCTGATCATTTAGTAATTGATATAATCAATAATTATATTTGTCAATATAATTATTATGAAAAATTTGTACTTGATGGTTTTCCCCGTACTTTATATCAGGCTCTTACCATGAAAAATAAAGGGATAATAGTTGATGTAGTTGTAGAGTTAGTTTTATCAGATGCATCAGTTATTGAACGTATTGTAGGCCGAAGAACACATATATCTTCTGGTCGTATTTATCATATTAAGTTTAATCCACCAAAAGATGATAATTATGATGATTATACTGGAGAAAAATTAATTATTAGAGAAGATGATCAAGAAGATATTGCATTTAAACGTTTAGAATCATACCGCAAAAATACTCTTCCTGTAATTAAATATTATTCTCAAGAAGCACAAGCAGGTAATTTACACTATTTTAGTATCAATGGAGGGTGTAAAATAAGCGATATTCATAGAAAATTAATTAAAATTATTGATGCATGTAATTAA
- a CDS encoding UDP-2,3-diacylglucosamine diphosphatase, giving the protein MSVLFIADIHLSVKKPNITDNFLNFLHNKAIYADELYILGDLFECWIGDDDPNPMYKKIAQEIKKLKKKLVPCYFIHGNRDFLLGQRYANLCGMTLLQEPYILEVSGNRIIISHGDRFCVNDKNYQYFKYIIRKLWLKKLFLTLPLSIRTYIVNLIRNKSSQSNNKKSKKNICINIQSMLHLLSQYKANILIHGHTHKAAIHTLINNNLGIFYRVNLGAWYKYGSIIEINKFGLSLIKFN; this is encoded by the coding sequence ATGTCTGTATTATTTATTGCTGATATTCATCTATCTGTTAAAAAACCAAATATTACTGACAATTTTTTAAATTTTTTACACAATAAAGCAATATATGCTGATGAATTATACATTCTTGGCGATCTGTTCGAATGTTGGATTGGAGATGATGATCCTAATCCAATGTATAAAAAAATAGCACAAGAAATCAAAAAATTAAAAAAAAAACTCGTTCCATGCTATTTTATCCATGGAAATCGAGATTTTCTATTAGGACAACGTTATGCGAATTTATGTGGTATGACTTTATTACAAGAACCTTATATTTTAGAAGTATCAGGAAATCGAATTATTATCTCACATGGAGACCGCTTTTGCGTAAATGATAAAAATTATCAGTACTTTAAATACATAATACGTAAATTGTGGTTAAAAAAATTATTTCTAACTTTACCTCTATCAATAAGAACTTATATTGTTAATTTAATACGTAATAAAAGTTCACAAAGTAATAATAAAAAATCTAAAAAAAATATATGTATTAATATACAATCAATGTTACACTTACTATCACAATATAAAGCCAACATATTGATACATGGTCATACACATAAAGCTGCAATTCATACATTAATTAATAATAATTTGGGAATATTTTATCGTGTAAATTTAGGTGCCTGGTATAAATATGGATCAATAATTGAAATAAATAAATTCGGTCTGTCTTTAATAAAATTTAATTAA
- the cysS gene encoding cysteine--tRNA ligase: MLKIFNTLTGKKEKFIPICSNQVNIYVCGVTVYDLCHIGHGRTFIVFDMIVRYLRFSGYKVNYIRNITDIDDKIIRHAYNNNETCQDLTNRMINAMHHDFDSLNILRPNHEPRVTCYINNIIEFICNLFAKGHAYVSCRGDVMFDVSSFKNYGILSSNKFAMKEINVCMQSTNIDKKRNAMDFVLWKMSKKDEPKWYSPWGSGRPGWHIECSTMHYIFLGKKIDIHGGGSDLKFPHHENELAQSMCAHDGFYVNVWVHSGMIVVNQKKMSKSFNNFLTIRDLLKLYDPETVRFFLLSTHYRKLVQYDINSFRRARLVLQKLYIALRDTDINAVPYGGENFVSEFVSKMNDDFNIPGVYSVLFNIAHEINCLKIKRSPNIHGMAATLRYLGNILGLLYYDSEYFLQNIFIQSDDLITTILNLIKYRDDARKNKQWLLADEIRDKLVRMGVILEDRSNETTWRFNNIKIKIN; the protein is encoded by the coding sequence ATGCTTAAAATATTTAATACTTTGACAGGTAAAAAAGAAAAATTTATACCCATTTGCTCTAATCAAGTTAATATCTATGTATGTGGAGTGACTGTTTATGATTTATGTCATATTGGTCATGGACGCACTTTTATAGTTTTTGATATGATAGTACGTTATTTGCGTTTTTCTGGATATAAAGTAAATTATATACGTAATATTACTGATATTGATGATAAAATAATTCGTCATGCTTATAATAATAATGAAACATGTCAAGATTTGACTAATCGTATGATTAATGCGATGCATCATGATTTTGATTCTTTAAATATATTAAGGCCAAATCATGAGCCACGTGTCACTTGCTATATTAATAATATTATTGAATTTATTTGTAATCTTTTTGCAAAAGGACACGCATATGTTTCTTGTCGTGGTGATGTAATGTTTGATGTGAGCAGTTTTAAGAATTATGGTATTTTATCTTCTAATAAATTTGCTATGAAGGAAATTAATGTATGCATGCAATCGACAAATATAGATAAAAAACGTAATGCAATGGATTTCGTTTTATGGAAGATGTCTAAAAAGGACGAACCTAAATGGTATTCCCCATGGGGCAGCGGTCGTCCTGGATGGCATATTGAATGTTCGACGATGCATTATATTTTTTTAGGTAAAAAAATTGATATTCATGGTGGTGGATCAGATTTAAAATTTCCTCATCATGAAAATGAATTAGCTCAATCAATGTGTGCTCACGATGGTTTTTATGTTAATGTGTGGGTGCATTCAGGCATGATAGTTGTTAATCAAAAGAAAATGTCTAAATCTTTTAATAATTTTTTAACTATACGTGATTTATTAAAATTGTATGATCCTGAAACAGTTAGATTTTTTTTGTTATCGACTCATTATCGTAAATTGGTTCAATATGATATAAATAGTTTTAGACGAGCGCGTTTAGTATTACAAAAATTGTATATAGCTTTACGTGATACGGATATAAATGCTGTACCATACGGTGGAGAAAATTTTGTATCAGAATTTGTTTCTAAAATGAATGATGATTTTAATATTCCTGGAGTTTATTCAGTTTTGTTTAATATTGCACATGAAATAAATTGTTTGAAAATTAAACGTTCGCCAAATATACATGGTATGGCAGCCACATTGCGTTATTTAGGGAATATATTGGGTTTATTATATTATGATTCAGAATATTTTTTACAAAACATATTTATTCAAAGTGATGATTTGATAACAACTATTTTAAATTTAATTAAATATCGTGATGATGCACGTAAAAACAAACAATGGTTATTAGCTGATGAAATACGTGATAAATTAGTGAGGATGGGTGTTATATTGGAAGATAGGTCTAATGAGACTACATGGCGTTTTAATAATATAAAGATAAAGATCAATTGA
- the folD gene encoding bifunctional methylenetetrahydrofolate dehydrogenase/methenyltetrahydrofolate cyclohydrolase FolD, translating into MKTKIINGTQIATKIKKQIAARIKTKLQAKKRAPGLAMILIGENPSSKIYINNKRKACEEVGITSFCHNLPISTNEIELIKLIDTLNVDRNVDGILIQLPLPNHINKINILEKITPNKDVDGFHPYNIGRLCQRAPTLRPCTPQGIIKLLEIYHIKTLFLHAVIIGASNIVGRPMVLELLLAGCTVSITHRFTNNLPNFVKHADLLIVAVGKANFVPGYWIKYGAIVIDVGINLLKNGKIVGDVHFPSALERASYITPVPGGVGPMTVAMLIQNTLQAYESSYEK; encoded by the coding sequence ATGAAAACAAAAATTATCAATGGTACACAAATTGCAACAAAAATAAAAAAACAAATAGCTGCAAGAATTAAAACAAAATTACAAGCAAAAAAACGTGCTCCAGGTTTAGCAATGATACTAATAGGGGAAAATCCAAGCTCAAAAATATATATAAATAATAAACGTAAAGCATGTGAAGAAGTAGGTATTACATCTTTTTGTCACAACTTACCCATTTCCACAAATGAAATAGAACTAATAAAATTAATTGATACACTAAATGTTGACAGAAATGTAGATGGAATTTTAATACAACTGCCGCTGCCTAATCATATAAACAAAATCAATATTTTAGAAAAAATTACTCCAAATAAAGATGTAGATGGATTTCATCCATATAATATAGGACGATTATGTCAACGAGCACCAACTTTACGACCTTGTACTCCACAAGGTATTATAAAATTACTTGAAATATATCATATAAAAACTTTATTTCTTCATGCGGTAATAATAGGAGCCTCGAATATAGTAGGAAGACCAATGGTTCTAGAATTATTATTAGCCGGATGCACAGTTTCAATTACACACCGTTTCACTAACAATTTACCGAATTTTGTCAAACATGCAGATTTATTAATAGTTGCAGTAGGTAAGGCTAACTTTGTGCCAGGGTATTGGATAAAATATGGAGCAATTGTAATAGATGTAGGCATTAATCTCCTAAAAAATGGGAAAATAGTCGGAGATGTACATTTTCCAAGTGCTTTAGAACGAGCGTCCTATATTACTCCTGTTCCTGGAGGAGTAGGCCCCATGACAGTAGCTATGTTAATTCAAAATACTTTACAAGCATATGAATCATCTTACGAAAAATGA